One region of Yersinia bercovieri ATCC 43970 genomic DNA includes:
- a CDS encoding arsenic resistance protein, producing the protein MMQLRERLENHQVVIFFFAVVLAAIFATLLPGTSVFEKAITPVLALMLYVTFLQVPVAELGKAFTRIRFLMPLLIANFVIVPVLVAFLIQFIPNNPLVMLGVLMVLLTPCIDYVVTFSQLGRSDSKLLLASTPALLIMQVLLLPVYLHLFLGDQAEGLVRPGPFFQAFMWLIVMPLCLASLTQFWSSRSQLGYSINKGLGLLPVPATAVVLFVVVAAMVPQLGDAKSAALHVVPVYVAFAVLAPLAGWCVSRLFGLNATSGRAIAFSAGTRNSLVILPLALSVPGAIPVLPAVIVTQTMVELLSELIYIRLIPLLGSKSEK; encoded by the coding sequence ATGATGCAGCTAAGAGAACGGCTTGAAAATCATCAGGTCGTTATTTTTTTTTTTGCAGTGGTCCTGGCTGCTATTTTCGCCACATTGCTTCCGGGCACGTCAGTATTTGAAAAAGCAATAACTCCGGTGCTGGCACTGATGTTGTATGTTACGTTTCTCCAGGTTCCTGTAGCCGAACTTGGCAAAGCATTCACCCGTATTCGCTTCCTCATGCCATTGCTTATAGCCAATTTCGTGATCGTACCGGTGCTGGTTGCTTTCCTGATACAGTTTATTCCAAATAACCCGCTTGTCATGCTGGGAGTGCTCATGGTTCTCCTGACCCCCTGTATCGATTATGTGGTGACATTTTCACAATTGGGTCGGAGCGATTCGAAACTACTTTTGGCTTCCACACCTGCGCTACTGATTATGCAGGTACTGCTCTTGCCAGTGTATCTGCATTTATTTCTGGGTGACCAGGCTGAAGGGCTTGTCAGACCCGGGCCATTCTTTCAGGCCTTCATGTGGTTGATCGTGATGCCTCTTTGCCTGGCAAGTTTGACCCAATTCTGGAGCAGCAGGAGTCAACTGGGGTATTCAATTAATAAAGGGCTTGGTTTACTACCCGTTCCGGCGACGGCAGTTGTCTTGTTTGTTGTCGTCGCAGCAATGGTTCCCCAACTGGGAGATGCTAAATCAGCGGCATTACATGTTGTGCCTGTATACGTTGCCTTTGCAGTGCTCGCGCCATTAGCCGGGTGGTGTGTATCCAGATTATTTGGATTAAATGCTACCTCTGGCAGAGCAATTGCGTTTAGTGCAGGAACACGAAATTCCCTGGTTATACTTCCTCTTGCGCTTTCAGTACCCGGAGCAATACCTGTTTTACCAGCGGTGATTGTTACACAGACAATGGTCGAATTACTGAGTGAGCTTATTTATATTCGACTAATACCATTACTGGGAAGCAAATCAGAGAAATAA
- a CDS encoding adhesion domain-containing protein, with protein MLTASDGKGKPLNGANLALTQLSATNRQGISYPATLLLNGEKTYSGTTGEDGTVMLMLTDPAGLGLESTLTFSLLGDAGEVSATASQSVIFTIVTSPDTNKANFWGHMSDTIVVRNVTFKRPPLAAEWAAVSREVNNETWSCCEWFAASQSGVLASREQLLDLQSSYPFDKIETFYGWPLQFSGTGHFWSSTIGINQVNHYVVNLSNGVSGEKNNRDLYWPGWLSK; from the coding sequence GTGCTGACTGCCAGTGATGGGAAGGGAAAACCGCTGAATGGAGCCAATCTGGCACTGACACAGTTGTCGGCGACCAATCGTCAGGGAATAAGCTACCCCGCAACGTTATTGCTAAATGGTGAGAAGACCTACAGTGGTACTACTGGGGAGGATGGTACAGTGATGCTGATGCTAACCGACCCGGCGGGATTAGGGCTGGAAAGCACGCTGACGTTCAGCCTGCTTGGTGACGCCGGGGAGGTATCCGCGACAGCGAGTCAGTCGGTGATTTTTACCATAGTGACCAGCCCGGACACCAACAAGGCTAACTTCTGGGGACATATGAGCGATACGATAGTCGTCAGGAATGTTACGTTTAAACGTCCACCGTTGGCTGCTGAATGGGCAGCTGTTAGCCGAGAGGTGAATAATGAAACTTGGTCATGTTGTGAGTGGTTTGCTGCGAGTCAGTCCGGTGTACTGGCGAGCAGAGAACAATTGCTCGACTTACAGAGCAGTTACCCATTTGATAAGATTGAGACTTTTTATGGCTGGCCACTCCAGTTCTCGGGTACCGGGCATTTTTGGTCGTCAACAATCGGCATTAATCAAGTTAATCACTATGTCGTTAACCTCTCTAATGGTGTATCCGGTGAAAAGAATAACAGGGATCTTTACTGGCCGGGCTGGTTATCAAAATAG
- a CDS encoding DUF1283 family protein translates to MKIARVPRLIGVFLPLALLALPLTWQTTALAQSANCTQGSTCVSVGGSNDPMSKEQARQSQQQWDDNHRLRNKVNSRVEKNFDKFDRAEDAKDSCNRSENLNAYWEPNTERCLDRLSGRQINP, encoded by the coding sequence ATGAAGATAGCTAGAGTGCCACGCCTGATCGGCGTTTTTCTACCACTCGCTCTGCTGGCCTTGCCGCTGACATGGCAAACCACGGCATTGGCACAATCAGCAAACTGCACTCAGGGCAGCACTTGCGTCTCTGTCGGCGGGAGTAATGACCCGATGTCCAAAGAGCAGGCGCGCCAAAGCCAACAGCAGTGGGATGATAACCATCGTCTGCGCAACAAAGTGAACAGTCGGGTAGAAAAGAATTTCGATAAATTCGATCGTGCTGAAGATGCGAAAGATAGCTGTAATCGCAGCGAGAATTTAAACGCCTATTGGGAGCCGAATACTGAGCGCTGCCTCGACCGCTTATCCGGCCGCCAGATTAATCCGTAA
- a CDS encoding colicin Z C-terminal domain-related protein, producing MNTVQAWAAPLFWGPWVNLRGHTGSSVYTVSFETESTAPSSFDVEIEYATETHMQLVYTQGPGEFQISNNNGTGTDRIRFKSHTVGQVIKVNF from the coding sequence ATGAATACAGTACAAGCTTGGGCCGCCCCATTATTTTGGGGGCCGTGGGTAAATTTAAGAGGCCATACTGGTAGCTCAGTTTACACCGTAAGTTTTGAAACGGAATCAACAGCACCCTCATCTTTTGATGTGGAAATTGAATATGCGACAGAAACTCATATGCAGCTGGTCTATACTCAAGGCCCCGGTGAGTTTCAAATCTCTAATAATAATGGCACCGGCACAGATAGAATAAGATTTAAAAGTCATACTGTCGGTCAGGTCATCAAGGTTAACTTCTAA
- the mlc gene encoding sugar metabolism global transcriptional regulator Mlc, protein MITDGQPGHIDQIKQTNAGAVYRLIDLFGPISRIELSKRAQLAPASITKIVRELVEAHLVKETEYQDVGSRGRPAIGLVLDTEAWHYVSGRISRDFITLALRDLSSKLVVEDHIPLPDSHPEPLLNRILNEVDRFFIRHQEKLERLTAIAITMPGIIDAPAGIVHKMPFYDVDEMLLGPALQQRTGLPVYLQHDICAWTMAEALYGASRGCQNVIQVVIDHNVGAGVITAGRVLHAGSRSVVEIGHTQVDPYGKLCYCGNHGCLETVASIENMLEIAQQRLNGSMSSLLHSTPLSVESLCDAALAGDQLAKDIILGVGHSVGRIVAIMVNLFNPEKILVGSPLNKAASILHPAIAACIRQQALPAYSDNILVEPTAFFNQGTMPGAALVKEALYNGSLLVKLLQG, encoded by the coding sequence GTGATAACGGATGGACAGCCTGGGCATATTGATCAAATCAAGCAGACCAACGCAGGGGCCGTGTATCGGCTAATTGATCTGTTCGGCCCCATATCCCGCATTGAACTCTCTAAGCGGGCCCAGTTGGCCCCCGCCAGTATCACTAAAATTGTGCGCGAGCTGGTTGAAGCGCACCTGGTTAAAGAGACCGAATATCAAGATGTGGGTAGCCGTGGGCGGCCAGCTATTGGCTTAGTCCTGGATACCGAAGCCTGGCACTATGTCTCCGGCCGTATCAGTCGTGACTTCATCACCCTTGCACTACGTGACCTCAGTAGCAAACTGGTGGTTGAGGATCACATTCCGCTACCGGATAGCCACCCGGAACCCCTGCTAAATCGTATTCTCAACGAAGTGGACCGCTTCTTTATCCGTCATCAGGAAAAGCTGGAAAGGCTAACCGCTATCGCCATTACCATGCCGGGTATCATTGATGCACCGGCAGGTATTGTGCATAAAATGCCATTTTATGATGTTGATGAGATGCTGCTTGGCCCCGCACTGCAGCAGCGAACGGGACTGCCGGTCTATCTGCAACACGATATTTGCGCCTGGACCATGGCCGAGGCGCTGTATGGTGCCTCGCGCGGATGCCAGAATGTGATTCAGGTGGTGATTGACCATAATGTGGGGGCCGGTGTTATTACAGCGGGCAGGGTATTACATGCCGGTAGCCGCAGTGTGGTGGAGATTGGTCATACCCAGGTCGACCCCTATGGCAAGCTCTGTTATTGCGGTAATCATGGCTGCCTTGAGACAGTTGCCAGTATTGAAAATATGCTGGAAATTGCCCAGCAACGATTAAACGGCTCCATGAGTTCGTTATTACATAGCACGCCACTGAGTGTTGAATCTTTATGTGATGCCGCGTTAGCCGGTGATCAACTCGCCAAAGATATTATTTTGGGTGTCGGCCACAGCGTAGGGCGAATTGTCGCCATTATGGTCAACTTATTTAATCCGGAAAAGATCCTGGTAGGCTCGCCGCTAAATAAAGCCGCCTCTATTTTACATCCGGCCATTGCCGCTTGTATTCGCCAACAAGCACTGCCCGCATACAGCGATAATATTCTGGTTGAACCGACCGCATTCTTTAATCAGGGTACAATGCCCGGCGCGGCATTAGTAAAAGAGGCGCTCTATAACGGCTCATTATTAGTGAAACTGCTGCAAGGCTAA
- a CDS encoding type II toxin-antitoxin system RelE/ParE family toxin, translated as MDLLHFIETSIFQRKIDGLLSADEYQRFQEFLSLDPTVGDTISGTGGCRKIRWALSGMGKSGGIRVIYYYLTREGEIYLLIAYPKSEKDNLTNSEKNQLRKVIEAIEEAK; from the coding sequence ATGGATCTATTACATTTCATTGAAACCTCTATTTTTCAAAGGAAAATCGACGGTTTATTAAGTGCTGATGAGTATCAAAGGTTCCAAGAATTTCTCAGTTTAGATCCTACGGTTGGCGATACTATATCCGGCACGGGTGGATGCAGAAAAATCAGGTGGGCATTATCAGGAATGGGAAAAAGTGGTGGGATTAGAGTCATTTACTACTACCTGACCCGAGAAGGTGAAATATATCTACTGATAGCCTATCCAAAGAGTGAGAAAGATAATCTGACTAACAGTGAAAAAAACCAGCTCAGAAAAGTCATCGAGGCTATCGAGGAGGCAAAATGA
- a CDS encoding DUF1161 domain-containing protein, translating to MKKTIIISTLLLSLAPLAALASCESVKAEIAQKIISNGVPESGFRLDIVPNDQVEQAGGQVVGHCENDTQKIVYIRINNGE from the coding sequence ATGAAAAAAACAATTATTATCAGCACACTGCTACTCTCTCTCGCGCCTCTGGCGGCACTGGCATCTTGCGAAAGCGTCAAGGCGGAGATCGCTCAGAAAATTATTAGCAACGGCGTGCCTGAATCAGGTTTTAGACTGGATATCGTCCCTAATGATCAGGTCGAGCAAGCAGGTGGTCAAGTGGTTGGCCATTGCGAGAATGATACCCAGAAAATTGTTTATATCCGCATCAATAACGGCGAGTAA
- a CDS encoding IS110-like element ISEsa2 family transposase — protein sequence MTVTNQFAAHVGLDWADKKHDVCVQFKNGERVFDVIEHTAEALDAWLTELHQKVKGRIAIALELKKGPVVYALQKYPFITVFPVHALSLARYRQAFSPSGAKDDPQDAELALELMLRYPQKIKAIEPDNADIRLLQQLVEQRRQLVEDKRRFVNRIINTLKQYYPQPLEWFSHRGSLLLCELIIRWPSLQQLKRARRDTIRNFLNAKGGRAMALTEQRVASIDNAIPLTTDPSVIEANALMATALATQIKVVSEIIKTYDERIETLFDTLPDAGLFKSLPGMGPCMGPRMLAALGDNRDRFNSAEEIQNYAGIAPVTERSGQKSWVHWRWQCAKFVRQTFVEWAAKTVNSSYWARLYYQGLREKGKSHQSAIRALAFKWIRIIYRCWKTRTRYDEAKYLLALEARHSPLLKP from the coding sequence ATGACTGTGACTAATCAATTTGCTGCGCACGTTGGTCTGGACTGGGCTGATAAAAAACACGATGTCTGTGTTCAGTTTAAAAACGGTGAACGCGTATTCGATGTGATTGAACATACAGCAGAAGCGCTTGATGCCTGGCTTACTGAGTTACACCAGAAAGTAAAAGGTAGAATCGCAATTGCTCTCGAACTGAAGAAGGGCCCTGTAGTATATGCTCTTCAAAAATATCCCTTTATCACCGTTTTCCCCGTCCACGCTTTGTCCCTGGCTCGTTACCGACAAGCCTTCTCGCCCAGCGGCGCTAAAGATGATCCGCAGGATGCCGAGCTGGCATTAGAGTTAATGCTGCGTTACCCCCAGAAGATAAAAGCTATTGAACCCGACAATGCGGATATTCGCTTACTTCAGCAACTGGTTGAGCAACGTCGTCAGTTGGTTGAAGATAAACGACGCTTTGTGAACCGGATAATCAACACGCTTAAACAGTATTATCCTCAGCCACTGGAGTGGTTCTCACATAGGGGTAGCTTACTGTTGTGTGAGCTGATTATCCGGTGGCCCAGTCTGCAACAACTGAAACGAGCCAGGCGCGACACGATCCGCAACTTTCTGAATGCCAAAGGTGGCCGCGCAATGGCCCTTACCGAGCAACGTGTTGCGAGTATTGATAACGCGATCCCATTGACTACAGACCCGAGTGTTATAGAGGCTAATGCTTTGATGGCAACAGCACTGGCGACACAAATTAAAGTCGTGAGTGAAATCATCAAAACCTATGACGAACGAATCGAAACGCTGTTTGACACATTGCCAGATGCGGGGCTGTTCAAATCACTTCCGGGCATGGGGCCGTGTATGGGCCCACGGATGCTTGCTGCACTTGGTGATAACCGTGACCGGTTTAACAGCGCTGAAGAAATTCAAAACTACGCAGGTATTGCACCGGTGACAGAACGAAGTGGCCAGAAATCCTGGGTTCACTGGCGATGGCAGTGTGCCAAGTTCGTCAGGCAGACCTTTGTTGAATGGGCTGCCAAGACGGTTAACTCATCATACTGGGCCAGACTTTATTATCAGGGACTGCGAGAAAAAGGAAAATCTCACCAATCTGCAATCCGGGCTCTGGCGTTTAAATGGATAAGGATCATTTACCGCTGCTGGAAGACCAGAACCCGCTACGACGAAGCGAAATATTTGCTGGCTCTCGAAGCGCGACACTCGCCCTTACTGAAGCCATAA
- the ydfG gene encoding bifunctional NADP-dependent 3-hydroxy acid dehydrogenase/3-hydroxypropionate dehydrogenase YdfG yields MIVFVTGATSGFGEAIARKFISHGHQVIASGRRQERLEALKDELGAKLHIVRLDVRNRAAIQQVIDDLPAELKNIDLLVNNAGLALGLEPAHKANVADWDTMIDTNTKGLVNMTRALLPAMVERNVGHVINIGSTAANWPYAGGNVYGATKAFVKQFSLGLRADLHGTRIRVTDIEPGMVGGTEFSAVRFKGDGDKVNKTYDGANPLIPEDIAEAVYWVATLPVRVNINSLEMMPVSQSFAGLSVHREG; encoded by the coding sequence ATGATCGTTTTTGTTACCGGTGCGACCTCCGGATTTGGTGAGGCTATTGCACGCAAATTTATTAGCCACGGTCATCAGGTTATCGCCAGTGGTCGTCGTCAGGAGCGGCTGGAAGCGTTAAAGGATGAGCTGGGCGCTAAGTTGCATATTGTGCGGTTAGATGTGCGAAATCGTGCGGCTATTCAACAGGTTATTGATGACTTGCCGGCTGAGCTGAAAAATATCGATCTGCTGGTTAACAATGCCGGACTGGCATTAGGGCTGGAGCCTGCTCACAAAGCCAATGTTGCAGACTGGGATACCATGATTGACACCAATACCAAAGGCCTGGTGAATATGACGCGCGCATTGTTACCTGCCATGGTCGAGCGCAATGTGGGGCACGTGATTAACATCGGCTCTACCGCCGCTAACTGGCCCTATGCCGGTGGTAATGTTTACGGCGCGACCAAAGCATTTGTTAAGCAGTTCAGTCTGGGCCTGCGCGCCGATCTGCATGGCACCCGGATCCGGGTGACAGATATTGAGCCGGGTATGGTCGGCGGTACTGAGTTTTCAGCGGTGCGCTTTAAAGGCGATGGTGACAAAGTGAATAAAACCTACGATGGCGCTAATCCATTAATACCAGAAGATATTGCTGAGGCGGTATATTGGGTGGCGACCCTGCCCGTGCGGGTCAATATTAACTCACTGGAGATGATGCCGGTCAGCCAATCTTTTGCCGGGCTGAGTGTTCACCGCGAAGGTTAA
- the nadS gene encoding NadS family protein, with protein MKDELFSELMASAQEALAIKRGDMQAARVTTLTLPDVKAIRAKAKLKQDEFAQVVGVSPSLVQAWEQHKRTPTGSSLKLLRIIEKNPDMLNIFRMA; from the coding sequence ATGAAAGATGAATTATTCAGTGAATTGATGGCCAGTGCTCAGGAAGCATTAGCAATTAAGCGAGGTGACATGCAGGCTGCGCGAGTCACTACACTCACTTTGCCGGATGTTAAAGCTATCCGCGCAAAAGCGAAACTAAAACAAGATGAGTTTGCTCAAGTAGTTGGTGTGTCCCCTTCCCTTGTTCAGGCATGGGAACAACATAAAAGAACACCAACCGGTAGCAGTTTGAAATTACTGCGCATTATTGAAAAAAACCCAGACATGCTGAATATTTTCAGAATGGCATGA
- the bioD gene encoding dethiobiotin synthase, whose amino-acid sequence MLTRVFVTGTDTAVGKTVVSRALLQALSQNGRTAAGYKPVATESKETANGLRNQDALILQASSSIELNYQEVNPFPLQADVIHACSDTLINYDEMTQGLQRLSAKADTVVVEGCGGWKVMMNDQRFYSDWVIQEQLPVILVVGIKLGCINHALLTAQAIINDGLPLLGWVANRINPGLAHYAETIAMLRERLPAPQLGQLPYLPHPEEKPLAKYLDLSVISQ is encoded by the coding sequence ATGTTAACGCGAGTATTTGTGACGGGTACCGACACCGCTGTTGGTAAAACCGTAGTGTCACGGGCCTTACTTCAGGCTTTAAGCCAAAATGGCAGAACAGCGGCGGGCTATAAACCTGTCGCGACCGAAAGCAAAGAGACCGCCAATGGATTGCGCAATCAGGATGCGCTAATTTTACAAGCATCGTCATCCATTGAGCTTAATTATCAGGAAGTTAACCCGTTCCCATTGCAAGCGGATGTTATCCACGCCTGCTCGGATACACTGATTAACTACGACGAAATGACCCAGGGGCTACAGCGCTTATCCGCCAAAGCGGATACTGTGGTGGTTGAGGGTTGTGGTGGCTGGAAAGTGATGATGAATGACCAACGTTTCTATTCTGACTGGGTAATACAAGAACAATTACCGGTTATTTTGGTCGTCGGCATTAAATTAGGCTGTATCAACCACGCCCTATTAACCGCACAAGCCATTATCAATGATGGATTGCCACTATTAGGTTGGGTCGCAAATCGCATTAACCCCGGATTAGCCCACTACGCGGAAACCATCGCCATGCTACGGGAACGTTTACCGGCACCGCAGTTAGGACAATTACCCTATTTGCCACACCCGGAAGAGAAACCATTGGCGAAATACTTAGATTTATCGGTGATTAGTCAATAA
- a CDS encoding ST-I family heat-stable enterotoxin codes for MKKVILVLALMIASFSVIGQDKVLTGAGDISSTPMVVELKNRVCDINYPPLLETDYDWCCELCCNPACAGC; via the coding sequence ATGAAAAAAGTTATTCTGGTTCTCGCGTTAATGATCGCTTCATTTTCTGTTATTGGTCAAGATAAGGTGCTAACAGGTGCGGGTGATATATCATCAACACCAATGGTAGTTGAGTTAAAAAACAGAGTTTGCGATATTAATTACCCGCCACTTTTGGAAACCGATTATGACTGGTGCTGTGAGCTATGTTGCAATCCGGCGTGTGCGGGGTGTTGA
- the yahO gene encoding DUF1471 family periplasmic protein YahO, with translation MKLFKAITTLVLLGAFSSAAIAAELLTKEDLNKSPDQYEKIGTIVTSGELAPIDAKAELSKKADELGGDYYVITSTNTNTKIHASADVYKKK, from the coding sequence ATGAAATTATTTAAAGCAATAACGACCTTAGTGCTGTTAGGCGCATTCTCTTCCGCGGCTATCGCCGCTGAGTTGTTAACTAAAGAAGATCTAAATAAAAGCCCTGATCAGTATGAAAAAATTGGGACCATCGTGACGTCTGGTGAATTAGCCCCCATTGATGCCAAGGCTGAGTTATCAAAAAAGGCAGATGAACTGGGTGGGGATTATTATGTAATCACCTCAACCAACACCAATACGAAAATTCACGCTAGTGCTGATGTGTATAAGAAAAAATAG
- a CDS encoding putative adhesin, whose amino-acid sequence MDTRVPTGVSVNWYVRHGETISNHTVMGLYERLHRGDSPVSIKDYSGRDTVKNYILRVDVSLGLSCTSRSGGHCDVILPVDIVTTQNILEAIHAGQLPYHEVHFLSCRANRLTQATI is encoded by the coding sequence ATGGACACCCGTGTTCCAACAGGCGTCTCGGTTAACTGGTATGTCAGACACGGTGAAACCATTTCAAATCATACCGTTATGGGGCTATATGAGCGGTTACACCGGGGGGATTCTCCGGTGTCGATAAAAGATTATTCAGGTAGAGACACGGTAAAAAACTATATTCTGCGTGTGGATGTTTCTCTTGGGCTATCTTGCACCTCCCGCTCAGGAGGTCACTGTGATGTTATCCTCCCGGTGGATATTGTCACCACACAAAACATTCTGGAAGCCATCCACGCAGGCCAGTTGCCATACCATGAGGTACACTTCCTCTCTTGCCGTGCAAACCGACTGACACAGGCGACTATCTAA
- a CDS encoding lysozyme inhibitor LprI family protein, which translates to MKANAIHYVVAGAVFTAICTQTSIAAATESAETLYKQCQAKQTTVEQRECYPLVAKQSEVELVAAEKKVRTAMVELEKVSEGSRSMHPVKAFDNAERAYRAFRTAESHRVLASYGSGNGGGLASYQTIIEMNMMRIHQLNDQ; encoded by the coding sequence ATGAAAGCCAATGCAATCCACTATGTTGTCGCGGGAGCCGTGTTCACTGCTATCTGTACTCAAACCTCGATAGCTGCTGCTACTGAGTCTGCTGAGACGCTTTACAAACAGTGCCAGGCCAAACAAACGACTGTCGAGCAGCGCGAATGCTATCCGCTAGTGGCAAAACAATCGGAAGTTGAACTTGTCGCGGCCGAGAAAAAGGTGCGAACTGCCATGGTCGAGTTGGAGAAGGTAAGCGAAGGTAGCCGGTCGATGCATCCCGTTAAGGCATTCGACAACGCTGAGCGCGCCTACCGGGCGTTTCGAACTGCCGAAAGCCATCGGGTGTTGGCCTCTTACGGTTCAGGGAATGGCGGTGGTCTTGCCTCCTACCAGACGATCATCGAAATGAATATGATGAGGATCCATCAGTTGAATGACCAGTGA
- a CDS encoding aminoglycoside phosphotransferase family protein: MDMFKLKPWLNRWNLTPDGAPFITHTSQLLPVKTATQGIKAMLKVTDDADEQAGNALMAWWEGNGAAQVIAHENEAILLSRATGSASLSAMSREDQDDVACRILCITANRLHTSPKKTLPQLTPLHEWFYPLKSAALKYGGILTRCAEISEELLSSPRDVVVLHGDLHHGNVLDFATSWLAIDPKGLLGERGFDFANIFTNPDLSHPVPCVATVPEIFKQRLSIVTETANLDRERLLKWIIAWCGLSTTWSLESNDTVSTTIKVAEMAITELEQ; encoded by the coding sequence ATGGATATGTTCAAGTTAAAACCTTGGTTAAATCGCTGGAATCTCACTCCTGATGGCGCCCCATTTATAACCCATACGTCACAGTTACTCCCAGTTAAAACAGCAACACAGGGTATTAAAGCCATGCTAAAAGTCACGGATGATGCGGATGAACAAGCCGGTAATGCACTAATGGCATGGTGGGAAGGGAATGGCGCCGCACAGGTTATTGCCCATGAAAATGAAGCAATTCTTCTCTCAAGAGCCACTGGTTCCGCGTCACTGTCAGCTATGTCACGAGAAGATCAGGATGATGTAGCTTGTCGTATTTTGTGTATTACTGCGAACCGACTTCATACATCCCCAAAAAAAACATTACCCCAGCTTACACCTCTACATGAGTGGTTTTATCCTCTAAAATCAGCAGCCCTGAAGTATGGCGGTATCCTGACACGTTGTGCAGAAATTTCAGAAGAGTTGCTTTCTTCTCCACGTGATGTGGTTGTATTGCATGGTGACTTACATCACGGCAACGTGCTTGATTTTGCGACGTCCTGGCTGGCCATTGATCCAAAAGGACTACTAGGTGAACGAGGATTCGATTTTGCCAATATTTTCACTAATCCAGACCTTAGTCATCCAGTGCCTTGTGTAGCGACTGTTCCGGAGATATTTAAACAGCGGCTAAGTATCGTTACCGAAACGGCTAACCTGGACAGAGAACGCCTTCTCAAATGGATAATTGCATGGTGCGGGCTTTCAACAACTTGGTCCCTCGAAAGTAACGACACTGTATCAACAACAATAAAAGTTGCTGAGATGGCAATTACTGAATTGGAACAGTGA